The Culex pipiens pallens isolate TS chromosome 2, TS_CPP_V2, whole genome shotgun sequence DNA window gataaactgctaactgggacgCTTATGCACATAgggtgaatagggacccacgggacaattatgcgtagaaacatagaaatcggtcgaaaaatatcaatagcgtttttctcagttgcacttttttgaccatgggacaattatgcgtagaacagcAGCATACATAAACAGGTTTTTTTGTATGTCAATTTTCCACATAGGGGAAGGGTAATGTTGATGATTCGATCTATTCATACaggaaaataaattaataatttgatatttcGATTACATTTCCTTTCCAGCAACCCCACCAATGCGTACTACAAAGTATTAATGGCCAACGCGGCCACCAGTGCGCTCCGGCTGCACCAGCGCATGCCTCCGTTCCAGCTTTCGCGCGACTACCTGCAGAAGCTGCTGCTGGAGGACTCGTGCCACTACCTGCTGTACTCGTTGATTTTCCTGTACGCCTACCCGGTGCTGCTGATCATCTTCCCGGTGACGCTGTTTGCGATCCTGCACTCGGCCAGCTACTCGCTGACGCTGCTCGATGTAAGTGTTGGAGGATTTATTGTGATTTATCTTGTGATCGCGTGCGCGGTTGATTTCGCGCGAAACAATACGTTGCTTAATGCAAATTGTGCTCTGAGAGtagatttatttaaatgattttttcgtTTCAGACCCTCGGCCAGAACTCGTGGTGGGGCGCCCGGTTGTTGATTTCGTTGGTTGAGTTCCAAACCCGAAATATTCTGCGATTGGCGGCGTTCGCCGAAATCTTCATTATGCCGTTGGCGATCGTGCTGGTATTTTTGTAAGTAATCTCTTGAACAGGAATTGAACCAAAGAGTACATGACCACCTTCTTTCAGGGGCCGTGCCGGACTCATGACGCCGCTGGTGTACTACCAGTTCCTGGTGCTGCGTTACTCGTCCCGCCGCAACCCGTACACCCGGAACGTGTTCTACGAGCTGCGTCTGGTTACGGAGAACTTTGCCAACGGTGCCCGCACTCCGCCAGTCATCCGTAAGGTTCTGCAGTCGAGCATCAGCCTCGTCAGTCGGTTAGCTCCGCCgatgcaacagcagcagcagcagcagtaacatTAACAACGGCGAACAAAGGGTCTCTCGTCGTCGAGCATTGTTAATTGACGAAGTAATCAAAAGTtttgagagagagagcgagggaGGAGCATTGCACATTTTCACCCAAGACAACCGCCTTCACCACGATCACCACCAACTCATGAAAGACAAACCTTCACCAACAAACCGGAACATTCTTCTGTGGGGCGGcagtatccaacgaggttttaAGCAAGACCGAGGACCAAACATCGCTTCATTCACGCACCAGATCATTGTGTATTTTCGAGCAAAACCGCTAGCAGCTGTTACATAGGTTACGGGGTAAGTTCGGTTAACAATATTAGAGTTTCTAATAGatggaacgaaaaaaaaagtcagcaaTGTTTAGCAAGTGTGACCAGAGAACAGTTAGCTTctatttatcagtttttatttttaaatgtttccctTTACGTTATTCTTGAAAGCGTTAAAATCATGCATGCAACACTATAACACTAACGTCGTTTCCGGTGTAGAAAGCGCGCTTCTCGCTTGGAAATTCTGAAAGCCAAACTAAAACCAGCCAACAATCAAATCGTTCTCCTATCACTTTCTAGCATTTCctgtaataaaaaaacaagcaaaatggTGTCCCTTTTTTGTTTCCCACTTTAGAAATTGTGTTTATGAAATATTGAAGGTGTTTAAATAATTGTGTAATAGAAAAAGACGACGAAAAACAAAAGGTGGATTTATGGGCAATAAATGTTTCTAATTAAGTTTACAGAGTGACATTTTTTCCAATAACAAATGGTGCAATGTATGATTTAAATCCGAAAGTTTTCCTTGCTACTACAGTCCAAATTATCCGAGGCCTtcattatccaaagttcgatcCAAAagctcttcggataatcgaatcttattTTCAGATGCTATGTTATTCCTAACATCAAATTGTAGCCCTcaatttgctctccatccgcattgactatTTCTTATTCCTGATTTTCTGTTTTGCTATTGCTCTTATTTCATGTTTCTTTTATGTCTTTTTGAGGGGAATTTTCAAccatccgcattgacatacTATCATTTCATGTTTCTTCTTAGCTTTATTCAaatcttcagttttttttttcacgattgctaccagtctttgtgaggggaAGACTGAGTGCGATTTACTTTCCATCCGCGTTGACCTCTTCTAATCTATGATTTTCGTTTTAATTAGTAGAGGAAAtgtacccattttaagcctagtaagcggtcgtgtttgagtgatgctggataatctgaagTGTTCCacgaaatttactaaaaccaagtacaccaaccggTAGAGCAACTTTCTATGAACATTACTGTTTAATTCGActttactaaaagttattctattccttttacaagcatttataaaaatatttgtagtgTATTCTAATCTGACGAAAATGCACTGGGTCTTGcccatttttctgttttcggctgagttttttttttgctaccagcgctcttttgggtctgcttagtgctgccatttgtgacgaaattttaagcgaacactcacgaaaagtggcatttatagagagagtttcctggcatcactccaacaggcgctgctggttttcttcagccttcgatttgaATAGGGACAACGGTAAGTGACTCGGCCTAGGACTCggcgagtttgtttttttttttgatagcgcTTGCAAATtaattacatgtttcgggattatttttcaagtgagtgacaaaCTAATGTGCCAAAGagcatgttgccggtagttggaagtaatttttatatcttaaggggttacatacatgtagagaaacacaaaatttcatattacagaaaatttattaaatccacttaaaagatgattttcaatcactcatgaaagtttcatgaaggtatttcatgatttaactgagttagagacgatttaagcttagagttttgccatgcgcaaagcaaactgtctaactttctgagcaTTTTTCtttgaacaccaagttgatttacgggtgccacgatatctcgagatgggacggaccaaattggctgaaattttgggtgaagactctcaagacatatcccgcgtgcatgacgaagcccgattttgaaattttgaacttaaaaaaacaaaaattaaaaatttgcgattttttatatgaaaaaagacaaaaatatcttttttttaaaataaacttcttgaaaatcggaatacgtcatgcacacgggaccggtataaggagtcttcaccaaaattttgagccgatttggtcgaagcaatgttgagatatcgtggcacccgttttttgaaactgctcacttcaaatagctatatctcggcaatgcttcaaacaaatgtcttcaaatttgttttgttaatagatgaaaatgaatattttaatgccctgaaaacagattttgaaaaaagtttaagtgtgtgctcaaaccaacccacagtgggaaaaaaggacccaaaaaattacagcaacatgatttcgcgcaaaccatcgattgctatacaccaaaagcttcgtttttgcaccaggaacaataatccgatgaaaaattgcactgcacggaccggtgaccggagtacaggccaccggaagatccggatttttggaaaagtgtcagatttatccaattgtgagcTGATAAGCTtttttctaccatgaatagtcacgcaaaacaatcctagaataatattaaataccataggacccatcggaaccggttccaccgatctccggattagaaagggtatattttccCTAGTTAAAAAGAATCAAAGCCGGGGATCGGGGAAGGGGCATCAGGGCAGTGGACCTCacaagggaaaaataatttaataattttacaattCTTAAGATTGTCTTACTACATCTATTGACCTCTGTTAGTTTTCAGCTGTCTGCAGCGCCCCCAACTAAAAACTTTAggattttaaaatacatttttataaaacacgTTTCTCCATTcatagagatcctaaatagggtcctatttagggtctctagttGCGTGCTCTCTAAGACGCGTTTCAATCGGTACCGATTTGAATATCACCATTACCGGATTAGTTGTCTGGTGTCGTCAGGGTTGCcaagttgccagataaatctgggaatgacagatttttcaagtgttagccagaataaagattcacccttatctgtgccagatattgacagatttttcacttaatgcccattttgaacaactttgtgATAAAAATGAGcgaatttagttgaaaatcattatatttaaaatgagtttttcttaaagtaaatGTAAATCCAGAATTTGTTAGgccataaaatcagttaaaacatctgaattctacaaacttttgaattaattcatatctagagtttttttttgattaggtcctataaacatatgaaagacaatagtttattggtccttttcaaaaaaaaactctggatatccTCCCTCATCTTCATCACtcagaattgttaaattttcgtctgccagatttttccagatttttaattgatactttgccagatttttcaaattttgacctggtatcCCTGGGTGTGTCGTTGGCGTGCATCCGATATTCTAGTAACGTGTCCGGTCAGCCTTAGCGGCTTTTCGAATACTtggctcgtggttcatccttctcctctaTACATTGTTCTCACGTACATGGCCGAGGATCGTCCCAAGCACTCGccgttcaaaaacttcaagcgcttgcaggtcctcctcgagcatcgtggTTGTCTCATGCGCGTAGAGAATGACTAAATCCGACCTTCATTTGTTGTAGCCCTCCAGAGGGGTTACGGCGAGCTCATTCTCGTCTGGAAACacagcttcgagttcccgcaCGTACTAGGTAGCGATCTTTAGCCTTGAGCCGCTCCTGATTATACCGCTGCGGGTGGCTATACCGGACCTTGTTGACCTCGGACAGACGTTGGCGTAGCTTTGCCACCAGCAATGGCtgcgccacggtaggttctgacgtcggttatgtccgagaagtgccgactATCTATGGGAACATGGTCGATGCACtcttgacgtcgtgttttggacacttcctgtactcACGGTCAAAAGTTCGTAGAAAGCCTCCTGCCTAATCGGGAAACTTcatgaacaatttgattttattcatccCCCCCTTTCAATTTATTTCTTTGGGACTTCTTCAGCGTCGTCATTTCGGGTCAGAAACAGAGTTGAGTTAATTTTtatgtagagttttttttttgtttattttctttgTATTTAATCCTCCgacttcagcaagctgaacacACGCGCGCGCAAGGTTCACCACTCAACGACCGCCTTATCGCTTGCCTCCGACGCGTGGGGCAGCCTTCTGGGACACCTTGGCGGCCTTGGTCTTTTGCTGTTTCGCGGCCGGCGCCTTCGTCACCTTCTTCTCGGCCTGCTTGGCCTTCTTGGCTTCCTTGGCGACCCTGGAAGAGGAGACGGAAATGTCGCGGTTAGTAAGAGCTTCCTGGCACGTTGGAGGAGACGATTAAATGTTATGTCTCATTTTGAAAGAGCGGACCCGCAAAGCGATCTCTAGTAGCAAGACCGTTACGGAGCCCAGGTGAACAAAACGAGCACATATTGCTGTGGCCTTGGTCCCTTTTCTTCTAAACGCCACCGAAGTTCGGCGTTTAAACGCGCAGGGAGGCACTCTACTGTATTAATGGTAGGGGAAAGAGCTGAAAGCACTTACTTGATGGCCTGGTCCCGCTGGGCCTTGCGCACCTCCGGCTTCATGTTACGCTTGGCCATGATGTCGGTGATGGAGGCACCGACGATGGCGCGCTGGAACTTCTGGGTGCGGCGGGAGCGCTTCTTGGTGGCCTCCTCGACGATGCCCTTCTTGTGCTTCCTTCTGTACAGCACGGTCCATTTCACCTTGCGCGGGTTGCGCTTCATCAGGAAGGAACGCTCGCATTTCTTGTTGATGAAGGTGAAGGTCTGCGGGGTGGGAGAAAA harbors:
- the LOC120414102 gene encoding 60S ribosomal protein L24 — its product is MKIGLCAFSGFKIYPASGKTLVKADGKTFTFINKKCERSFLMKRNPRKVKWTVLYRRKHKKGIVEEATKKRSRRTQKFQRAIVGASITDIMAKRNMKPEVRKAQRDQAIKVAKEAKKAKQAEKKVTKAPAAKQQKTKAAKVSQKAAPRVGGKR
- the LOC120414100 gene encoding Krueppel homolog 2, which codes for MSDQEPSRDQQQPQARGVEALKQHVMLNKIDAALWASRVLTVVFTIGYILPIFGNPTNAYYKVLMANAATSALRLHQRMPPFQLSRDYLQKLLLEDSCHYLLYSLIFLYAYPVLLIIFPVTLFAILHSASYSLTLLDTLGQNSWWGARLLISLVEFQTRNILRLAAFAEIFIMPLAIVLVFLGRAGLMTPLVYYQFLVLRYSSRRNPYTRNVFYELRLVTENFANGARTPPVIRKVLQSSISLVSRLAPPMQQQQQQQ